A section of the Malania oleifera isolate guangnan ecotype guangnan chromosome 2, ASM2987363v1, whole genome shotgun sequence genome encodes:
- the LOC131148795 gene encoding transcription repressor OFP7-like, with protein sequence MSSNNRKKGLIKSILSANMDCGCHRQSPPDIFQPKPKHKTSTDRDHRHRLSLSHDSSSLSLSSGREQEEGEITDDRISHPMDSQSQSDPENDPTNSKNPASPAAASIIGDSIAVVKDSNDPYGDFRRSMLQMIVEKELFSGDGLRELLACFLELNPPFHHPTIIRAFDEICDGIVSGKLRR encoded by the coding sequence atgtcTTCCAACAACAGGAAGAAAGGGCTAATCAAAAGCATACTATCAGCGAACATGGACTGCGGCTGCCACAGACAAAGCCCTCCAGACATTTTCCAGCCcaaaccaaaacacaaaacctCCACCGACCGCGACCACCGCcaccgtctctctctctcccacgacTCTTCTTCTCTATCCCTCAGCTCCGGCCGGGAGCAGGAAGAGGGGGAGATCACCGACGACAGAATAAGCCACCCCATGGATTCACAGTCTCAATCCGATCCCGAAAACGACCCCACCAACTCCAAGAATCCGGCTAGCCCGGCCGCCGCCTCAATAATCGGCGACAGCATCGCCGTTGTGAAGGACTCCAACGACCCGTACGGCGACTTCCGGCGGTCGATGCTTCAGATGATAGTGGAGAAGGAACTGTTCTCCGGAGACGGCCTCCGGGAGCTCCTCGCCTGCTTTCTGGAGCTCAACCCTCCCTTCCACCACCCCACCATCATCCGAGCCTTCGACGAGATCTGTGACGGGATCGTCTCCGGGAAGCTGCGGCGGTGA